CAGCAGGTGAGACACAACGGAGCACACGTCAACCGCTCTACACATACGTTTCTGAAACGCAGTTTAATGAACCGGAAATGGGAACTACCTGCAGGGGTTTGTGTTGTAGGGGGGCTAGCCCGGATGGTGTGTCAGCTAGTACGTTGAAATGAGGAGTCGGCGGGGGTCCCATGGGGAGGGGCCTGCTTTCTGCATCCACCTGGTAGTTAATCAATCCCCACTGCTCCAAAAATGCATGGACCCTGGATAGAAAAGAAGATAGTTTTGTTCCCCCTAAACGTTCCACTGGGTTGCAGCGGCAGCTTCATCTCCTCCCAGAGATGACAAAACGTAAATACACCAAACACTCAGCATGTTCCAAgctgaaattaaaaatgaacgCTGCTTTTGCGACACATTAAGTAAGTCACATACCACATTTTCCTTCCCAACATTCACTAATTGTGTAACACATTTGTATCCAAGTACACCCACACACCACACTTGATTTAGCACTTTATGGTTGCAAACCCCCCACAGACTGAGTGGTACCTCATTACAGCACAGACGTCCCCGGTGAGGTTGCGTCTGCAGGATGTGGAGCTCAGGTATTCCTGGGGGTTTAGCCGGTACGTGTCGATCATGAAATTACGGTATGCCAGGTAGCTGCAGTGGACAATGTGGACAATAAATACTGTGGTATTTACCGTGTAAATAACAAATACCATAAGGTAAAAGGTTTGAGTATCTGCAGTACTCACATTTCTGGCGATTTGGATTTATTCATTCCATTGAAGAATTCAGGCAATGCGCGTTTCTCTATTGCGTGAATGCTGGAATACATGAACAGACAGGTTCGGAGGGGTTAGCACATACTGAAGAAAGCTAAGTCTGGAGTAACTGTCAATGTCACGACCACGCATCTGTGAGTGTATCCATTTACCTGTTGTTATTGAACCAAGACGTGTAACTTGGTATTATGATATGATGGGTTTGTTCTGGGATGTTGTCGTCTCCCTCTGACAGGCGAGCCATCTCCTCATCatcctagacacacacacacacacacacacacacacacacacacacacacacacacacacacacacacacacacacacacacacacacacacacacacacacacacacacacacacacacgaaggggCATTATGGAACATTTGTACATCACTTGTACATCCGCTTGCcccgacatttaaaaacaattaatagAGATAAATGACATCATAGTTACCCTTCCTGTGAAATCTTCCTCCAGCTCatctgaaaaaggaaaagttatctttaatgttttaaactggGAGAAACATTTACACATGCTAAATGTATCCTAAAGCTATACTACTGAACCTACCCAGGTCAGCCATAGTCCCTCCTTTGACCGGAGTATTCTCACTGTCCTTCTTCAGGTTGACTACAAGAACATAAGAAACAGTTGAGAGGCAAATGGACACTTTCTTGAATACTTTTATTTCACTAGTTTCCTGTTAAAGGCCTTTTTACCATTCTTGGGTAGAACAACCTCCTCCATGTTAGGAACAGGGGTGGGGTCCTCCATGTCTTTGGTCAAGTCCTCTTCTGGCTCTTCCTCATGATGTCCGCGCCTCCTCCTGTGCAAAAAGACAAAACGCAATGCTGAGACCTCGCCCTGAAACCTCAAACTAAAAGTATCCGGTTAGGTTGAAACACATATTTCTCaccccttctttcctttctttctgccTTCAGCGGAATGAGGAGAAGGGGAGCGTCTTCTCTTTTTGGAGGGGGTGACTTTGGCGTCCTGGTGGAGTAGGCCAAAGTTTAAGATGAATTATTTGAGAATCGAAGCATACTCGTTGCCCGAAATTGTTCTCTGAGGTGTATGCGCTGGCGGTAAATGATTGGCACATTCCTCTCGTCCACACAATAGTCTTCTTCGTTCATCCACTCGTTAAAAACTTCTGTGTCCAGAACCCAGCTAGCATGGacctaggacacacacacacataaaatgaATCGTAACGGGGTGCGGACGAGTTTAATAATCTAATCTGGATACAGACTCCTGAGAATCTGCCTAAGCAGGTGggccaacattttttttgttacattataTCAACTACTGTATGTTTTGAGTCGGAGCTAGAGTATTGATTTGTAGCTCGATACAGTAAATGCAGCAGGAATTGGTAATGTGTAACTTAGTACGTAGGGAGGTAAAGCATTCGGTTTTCTGTATATGTGCTGTTGTACTAACCCGCCACGGCTTTTCTGAATGTGGTGGCTCTTCAACCTGTCTTTCCACATCACTTGAGGACAACCAACTGTCATAACTGTGGAAAAAAGGATAATGGGTAAGTATTCTGTttctctgtttctgtgtgtgtgtgtgtgtgtgtgtgtgtgtgtgcgttactgTGCATCACCTGTCAGGGTGCATGCCCCAGTGTACCAAGACATGTTTGTCTTTCCGCATGACAGGACGCATCCAACCACctgaacacaaatgtgtgtgggGAAATATATCAAGTCACATACGCACAAAGCATTTCAACAGataacacacatacatgcaaacTGTTACTGACCTTCGTCTGCAAAAGCTGGTGAGGAGTAGAGGTGGTGACTGGCGAGCGTTCGGTCCTCAGTGAGAGTCCCCTGTGGAGGGACAAACCTTTAGCCCTGATATTGAACTAAATTGATTGATAGACACTATATTttctttcgctctctctctcagtatACGTCAACAAGTAAACATTTGCTCATCTTTCGTTGTCTTCTGCCGCACTTTACCTTGTGTTTGGTGATAATATCCTTAAGTCTGCCAGCCAGCTCCTGACCCAGTGTCGGGTCCACATATACCACAGGCAGCGACATACAGTTGTTCTGTTGATGCACAAATATCGGGTAGTTGATCAGGATTGTGTCCCTGGAGGGCTGATAGATTAATGTGTAGACGTGGttgagtgtgtgtatttacaaGTGTGTCTGTCACCTGAATCAGGACTCTTTCAATAGCACCAAACATCTCAACATTTCGTTCAGTTCTTGACGGATTGTGCAAGTCAAACCTACGCCTATAGAGGGAAGGAAGGGGAGAGTTGTAAAAGGAAGTACAGTACTGTGAAAGGGCAATAGCCTCAGTGGCCCGCAACTCACCAGCCTTGCTCAGCCTTAAACTTATAGGCAGTGCCAAGAATATGGCACAGTCCACCCCCTGGCCGCAGGTCCAGGAAGCATTGTGTCTGCAGGAAAATGGTAAAATCAACAGtgtctttattgtttattaaCCATCTTGTCGGATTTTCAATAAAATCTTGTTTATTTCTCACATAGAGTCGTACACAGTACATGGTGTAATAAAATCCGTTTTTGCCTAGAAGCAACTATACCTTTACATATATGCTGAACGATGGCATTGATCTACAAACATTAGGGATCTAATCTCCCTGTAAAGTCAAGGCTTAATCGACATCAATCGTAAAAGATAGAGCCTTCGGAGACTGGATAGCGTCAAGTCAGACAGTGAGAGACGGACTCACAGGCAGTTTGGTGAGAGCAGGACCGGTAGCTTGTCTGCCAAAGGCATCCTCTTGGAACTGGAGAAGCTGCAGAGTCATTCCAGCCAGAGCCTGACACGACGGAGCATCAACCAGCACATACTAACGGACAAACAGATGGGAAGAGGATGTAAATTGCCACAAGTCGATCTAAGACCCACTGCATTTACCGATAGTCTGGCTAGTTTAACTGTTGTGTTTGTAACGTCACTGGTTAACCTCTCTAGGTAACTCTAACCCTTGCACTTCTTTTGTATGTGTTATTTCAAATATAGCACTCGTTAATTGGATCAGAGTGATCTCGCTGATCGGTGTAAACGTAACGTTATCCAGCACGAGACGTTTGTTTACACTCTGAGCCATTGGGCATGCTAGCAGGGGGCGgctagcttgctagctagctcCGTAACAAGCTAACCACCTTTTTGTAGTGCTTCCCGATCCACTGTCGCACCACCTCCAGTTGGGCTAAAGTATCCGGACTCTCCCAGAACCTGGCGGACGGACTGCTGTATTTTTTACGGTGTGCGGATGTTCCGGAGCTGGCTTGGCTTGTCCCGTGCATGCCGAGGTTTGTTCCACCGGACATTGTGGCCATAATTTAACGGGATTAATCTCAAACAGGAGAACAAAACTGGCTAGCGCGCTCGTTAGCTTTTGCATTCTCGCTTTCTCTCGCGAGACGCAGCGCGATTGTTGCAATTCGGAATaaggtttttctattttttcgtGTGCTactgcttttcattttcaagtattgtattatttaattagACGTGAATTCGATTCATAAGTATATGTTTAATACAACACAAAGTGTCTATGTATAATACATGTATGTTAGAAACTgagacctttattttgaaaattatgACCTCACAAGGAAATAACTACGCAAGACTTGTAAACAGAAGGGAAGCGACATTGGTTAGCTCCTTTTATTATATTCTGACAATAATTGCAAGCTATATTTCAAATAATTGTTGTAAAGCATACTCAAAATACGAGTTGTTAAGTGTTGTTGCAGTCATTTTACGTTTAGTCATAACTTTGCAAGAgacagtcacgtgtctgtaaggaAATAAACGCTCACTGAGGCCTCAGTAATAGAAGcgaattatgattttttttctgtcccacTTCATAGCAATACTATGCGCGACGCTGGAGTCACGAACACATTTTAACTATTTCATCCTCGCGGTTTCTCAGGCCCTGAAAGTCCATGGGTGTCCACGGTCTGACCACCTTCGTGGAGGACAAGAGAAACTTGCTCCAAGATGTAAAGTTCAGGAACAGTCGCCTGGTCATTGACGGCTGCAGTCTCTATTTCCGCCTGTACTTTAACCAGCGGTTGGACCAGCAGCACGGGGGGGACTATGATGCCTTTGCTGGCTTGCTCACCCAGTTCTTCTCTGCGTTGGCGGCCTGTAGCATCGAGCCATATGTAGTTCTGGATGGAGGTAAGAATGTCTGCCACCGCATCACCTTCCCCATTTTTAGGAAACTCAATGTGTGATGTTAGCATATGTTCTTACATGCGTATTTACATTATACAATTTTGTCATATGTTTAAGCcaatgcagtttttttaatacattttttgacaaaagcCGTTTTCTCAGATATGTTAAAAAATGTCCGTCCTGTCTTTTTCCCTGTGGTTGTCAGGCATTGACCCAAGTGATAAGAAGTTTCCCACCCTGCGTCAGCGACTGCAGTCCAAGATAAAGGAGGCAGACAGTCTCTCCCGTGGTCGCAATGGCTCCGTTCTGCCCATCCTCACAAGAGATGTTTTCATTCAGGTCCTCATGCAGAGAGGAGTCCCACTGGTCCAGTGTCCAGCTGAGGCTGACTGGGAAATTGCATGTCTGGCTCGCCAGTGGAACTGCCCGGTTCTGACCAATGACAGTGATTTTTACATCTTTGACCTGCCAGGTATGGGTAGCAGCAGGGTTTTTGTACTTGCATCCAAATCTGCCTCAGTAATGATGGTAACTCACTACTGTTTTACACGTTGTTTGTGGTCTTAGGTGGTTACCTGCCGCTTAACTTTTTCCACTGGAACAACATTAACGGGAAAGCCACTGACCGCTACATCTCGGCCCGCTGCTACACCACTAACGGGCTGTGCCGCCGGTTCGGCGGCATGAACAAGGAGTTGCTGCCCTTATTTGCCGTCCTGGCTGGTAATGATTACGGCACTCCAAAAGTTGCAGAGAAAATCCTCGATCTTCTAGATGTGAGTGCGTCAAGGAGAGGTGGCGGCAAAGGCAGAGCGCCCACTTCCCGCATTGAGGGCTTCCTCCTCTGGCTGTCCTCGTTTTCAAATCCGGCGGACGCACTGGAGGAAGTGAGCATGCTCATGGGGGAGGACGGTGGTAACCGAGGACAGACGGGTGGGTTGAGTTCACAGCTGTGGGCGGGCATGCAGGAGTACCACATCGCCCCTCAGAGCCTTTTGGCTCGCTGGTTCGCAGAAGGTAAGGCCGCCCCTAGAGGGCAGGCGCCTTGGCTGCCGGGGTGCTTGTCGCTGGCTGCAGCCCAGGGACTGTTGGCTCCCTTGGTGGTAGATGCGGCGGTGATGCACAGGGTCCTGCTCATTCCGCAGGTGGAGAACAGCAGGCTAGCCAGCAGCCATTGTAGTGCCGGCGCCATACGGCAGGCGATATATGGGATACTGCTGCAGAGAGGCCAGGACGTCCAGGGACCGGACGGGAGGGCACAAGAAAACGTTAGTCGTGGTATgagaggagggcgaggaggaaggGGGCGGGGAGGTGTTCATGTTGCCGGAGGGAGGAGTCAGGTTAGTATTTTACCAGCACAGCAGGGTGCCCCAATGTGTGTGGAGGAGTACGACCGCATGGATCTGAACTTAAGGAAAATTAATGTTGAGGCACATCCGCCAAGAACTCCCTTACGTCTAGGCACACTGGGCCAGGTATGACCACAAAACATCCCgtttagtttttaaaaaggcGATTAGTTACTTGATTTATTCACCTCTCCCAATGTTGTCCCTTCGTTTAACCCAGGCTCCTGTGGAAGTTCGTCTCGGTGTCCTGTTAGAGGTCCTGGGTTTGACGGAGTCGGCCGTGGCTCCTGTTCCTCTCCATCTGAGGCTGGCCGTGGCAGTGACGGCCTTCTGGCTGCGAGAGGCCAAACCGACCCCCTCAAAGCCCCAGCTGCAGGCTTTGGTGCTGGGCATGGTTTACGGAGAGCTGTCCCTGAGCCACCAGCCTGGAGCCACCCACTACCAGCATACCGGTTTGTTGCCTTGTGTCTTCTGCATTgctgaggtcacacacacacacacacacacacacacacatctcaataACAAACCATGTTCCTGCTGCTTATCATCCAAGTCCCACAGCCAAACTGGGCTGCAGAGCGCAGCGCGTGGGCGGGACTGGACCGACAACGCGTGAGGCCAGGGGAGAGGCGGGGCTTCGACATCGGAGTGGCTCACAGCTTCAGCCAATGGCAGGCCTGCCTCTGGAGTGCACTGTGTCTCAATCAGCTATTGCTGCGGCCACTTCCTGAACCCCACCTCTCATGGTAAGGCACGGGCAAGATAGTACGctgtcccccccctctccccccaactTTAACAACCAACCGTATTTTgcattcttcttcttgtcttcacGTGCACTGCAGGTTGTTCAGTGGCACCTTGGTGCACGGCCTCCTCGGGTACCTGAAAGGAGGCCGGGCTGCTGAATCTCTCCTCGTCGAGGGTTCAACGTCCGGATCTCTCTACGCGTTGCTGCTGGACACCgtgaggagctgcagctccaggaccaacccccccccttcggcagcggggagagggaggagaggcggaggtcggggaaggaggggaagaggaagagggggaggtggaagaggaggaagggagagggggatCGAGGAGATAAACAATCGGTTTGCACTCCTGATGAGCGACGAAGAGTTTGACTATTGATGAAGAGgcagagaaaatgaaagtgttCAATGTGAAGCACTTGGGTCCAAATGAGGGAGGACATTCCAGTGTTttatcaaacacacaaatagtTATTTCACAAGAGAACAAAACATGTTAATGTTGAATACCCTGCTTCTGTCTATGTTGCACTAATTCAAGactaatcaatgaatcaatctTCTATTATTGTCCCAAAGGAGGTTGTGTCGGGCAACATGTCCGTTTTTTGCAACGCAAACTATAGACATATTTTAACTCGCTGAGTAAGGTCACcatattttatgcattttttatcCGCTATTTGTATTCAGTCAGGtcaacacaacattttaaaaggtgAATGCAGAGGAGTCCTATTTTATCAGCTCTGTTGCAAAAAGAGGGAAAGTTGAATGGCAGCTTGTATCCTCTTAATGAGAATCTTCTGTTATCGCAGATGCTTGCTTACTCATGAATTTTGTACTTTGACGTAGACATCTTTCTATAATAAAAGAACATGAATCAAAACGCTAGTTTTTACTTTTAATCACAACagtaagaaaacaaataaatatgtacACAAAAcaagtttcaactatttatAATGCTGTATATCTACACTCTGTAACAGTACTTTACTTCCAAGCAATGGGACTGACCATAGAATCTGTACCCACTTATCCAGTTtccttagtttaaaaaaaattctcctCGTTCCATTGAGCATAATTTTGTGGCATCAAGTCCCACTGGCACTTTAAAAATTGGGACCTACACATCCGACACAGTTAAACGTGAATTAAGAAATGTGGCTACTGGACGAAATTAAAGAACGTGAACTGTTTTCTGCATAAATGCACACGGGAGTACTCGCATTACTAGTGGAGCTCGCTCTCACACAAATAGCCGACCACAACCGCCGTCAAGCTTCACAACTTCCTCTCGTCCTACGAGGACGATGCGGCCGGGGGAGACGCAGAGGGGGTGGCTTGGGCGTGCGCCTGAGAGTCTATGAGATCCATGTCTTCGTCCTCGTTGACTCCGCACGTGTCGACCACACAGATCAAGCAGCTCGTGACGGGAAATGCTCGCACCTTGCTGCAAGTCACCCACCTGAAATgcggaagaaaagagaagattCAGAGGCAGCATGACCTTGAGAAGTTTAATTAGTAGCGAGGTAATTAATGAAGATGAAGGGTTCGAACGAGCTATTCAAACTTTGATATTGTGCGTATCAGTGACACAATTCAATGTCTACTTCCTAATTAGCTTGgttttactgatatttattgaaTAGATGGACCTGTCAGTTTCAGTGTAGTACTCCAGGACGTGTCCGAGCCGGCCCACACCCTGAAACCCCGCCAGCACGTAGATGACCTCGCCAACCGCTGCACACTTCACCGTTAAACCTCGCCACGGCATCGCGGCAGCGGCGCGCCACTCATTACTGGCAATGTCATAGTATTCCACCGAGTCAAGCCCGCctacagagaaaaacacaagagaatCATACTGGTGCCATATATGCTACAGCTActatgttttatattattgtcattattccAATTTTAGGAATTTCATTTTATTCTACCCAAAGGTCCCTGCCCTCCAACAGCGTAGATCCTGTTGTTGACCACCACCAGCCCATGGTTCTTCCTGGGCTCCCTCATACCAGACAACTCCCTCCACCTGAGGACAAAGACCAGGAAAGCAttgagcagaagcagcagcagcgtatTCACTCCTTCAGTGTGAATGTGCATACAATTGTTGTCAGGTAACAACTTTGAAGCTCCAGTTTTTATGTCTCCCTGCTCTTTTGGGGAGAATTTTGACCTCTGGGTCTgaacagctttttaaaattattttgaaattttgaattaaaaaaaggtctTGCCAATCTAAAATATACTATAGACCATTTAATCCTCTTTCAAGTTTGATGTGAAGATGTATAGCTCTAAACTaacatgcaacatgtttgtgtgactcacttttgtgtgtttgggtcGTAAACCTCACAGTTGTTGAGGACCCTGCCGGACACATTGTTGCCCACCGTGCCGCCACAGACGTATATGAGCCCGTTGGCCTCCACTGAGCCGTGGCTGCAGCGAGCCAAGAGCATGCTGGTTTTCACCTGCCAAGACTCCGTTCTTGTGTCGTAGCATTCAAAAAGGTTGAGGG
This genomic interval from Pungitius pungitius chromosome 17, fPunPun2.1, whole genome shotgun sequence contains the following:
- the aste1b gene encoding protein asteroid homolog 1; translation: MGVHGLTTFVEDKRNLLQDVKFRNSRLVIDGCSLYFRLYFNQRLDQQHGGDYDAFAGLLTQFFSALAACSIEPYVVLDGGIDPSDKKFPTLRQRLQSKIKEADSLSRGRNGSVLPILTRDVFIQVLMQRGVPLVQCPAEADWEIACLARQWNCPVLTNDSDFYIFDLPGGYLPLNFFHWNNINGKATDRYISARCYTTNGLCRRFGGMNKELLPLFAVLAGNDYGTPKVAEKILDLLDVSASRRGGGKGRAPTSRIEGFLLWLSSFSNPADALEEVSMLMGEDGGNRGQTGGLSSQLWAGMQEYHIAPQSLLARWFAEGKAAPRGQAPWLPGCLSLAAAQGLLAPLVVDAAVMHRVLLIPQVENSRLASSHCSAGAIRQAIYGILLQRGQDVQGPDGRAQENVSRGMRGGRGGRGRGGVHVAGGRSQVSILPAQQGAPMCVEEYDRMDLNLRKINVEAHPPRTPLRLGTLGQAPVEVRLGVLLEVLGLTESAVAPVPLHLRLAVAVTAFWLREAKPTPSKPQLQALVLGMVYGELSLSHQPGATHYQHTVPQPNWAAERSAWAGLDRQRVRPGERRGFDIGVAHSFSQWQACLWSALCLNQLLLRPLPEPHLSWLFSGTLVHGLLGYLKGGRAAESLLVEGSTSGSLYALLLDTVRSCSSRTNPPPSAAGRGRRGGGRGRRGRGRGGGGRGGRERGIEEINNRFALLMSDEEFDY
- the smarcc1b gene encoding SWI/SNF complex subunit SMARCC1b, giving the protein MATMSGGTNLGMHGTSQASSGTSAHRKKYSSPSARFWESPDTLAQLEVVRQWIGKHYKKYVLVDAPSCQALAGMTLQLLQFQEDAFGRQATGPALTKLPTQCFLDLRPGGGLCHILGTAYKFKAEQGWRRFDLHNPSRTERNVEMFGAIERVLIQNNCMSLPVVYVDPTLGQELAGRLKDIITKHKGTLTEDRTLASHHLYSSPAFADEGGWMRPVMRKDKHVLVHWGMHPDSYDSWLSSSDVERQVEEPPHSEKPWRVHASWVLDTEVFNEWMNEEDYCVDERNVPIIYRQRIHLRDHQDAKVTPSKKRRRSPSPHSAEGRKKGKKGRRRGHHEEEPEEDLTKDMEDPTPVPNMEEVVLPKNVNLKKDSENTPVKGGTMADLDELEEDFTGRDDEEMARLSEGDDNIPEQTHHIIIPSYTSWFNNNSIHAIEKRALPEFFNGMNKSKSPEIYLAYRNFMIDTYRLNPQEYLSSTSCRRNLTGDVCAVMRVHAFLEQWGLINYQVDAESRPLPMGPPPTPHFNVLADTPSGLAPLQHKPLQVSASQHMLFFPEKSKEKPLDCQNFGLRSDIYTKKHPKTKGTSAGREWTEQETLLLLEALEIYRDDWNKVSEQVGSRTQDECILHFLRLPIEDPYLEDSSASLGPLAFQPVPFIQSENPVMSTVAFLASVVDPRVASSAAKAALEEFSRVQQESVDKVSETSNQPNKIESMDTEIIETNSSSHQVPMRADGLTVEPSLVNVEGVLVKRENAENILSDERDVRTDDDESLERGEVDEARVMEQDLVEGRVVTAAAAALASAATKAKHLAAVEERKVKSLVALLVETQMKKLEIKLRHFEELETIMDREKEALEQQRQQLLTERQTFHTEQLKQAEMKVRQQREQQGQPGFTMQHSALPPPSGQPTPNRVMPGGGNAQAMAPRHPGAPNGMYPSSQPDGTAPAQPGPPASTHS